A window of Mucilaginibacter paludis DSM 18603 contains these coding sequences:
- a CDS encoding pirin family protein has protein sequence MAQTVLHLANSRGKTDIGWLKSFHTFSFGSSYDPERMNFGALRVLNDDTVEGGKGFGEHPHDNMEIISIPLEGGLKHRDNMNNSAVISDGDIQVMSAGTGIFHSEHNNDPNETVKFLQIWLYPNQINVEPRYDQLTLNKNDRHNRLQQVLSPDPDDAGVWIYQNAWFNLGNFDKGVSTEYRIKAKGNGVYAFILKGSVEIDGQVLNTRDGFGIWDTDKFTIKALSDAEFLLMDVPMDFNI, from the coding sequence CTTTCACACTTTTAGTTTCGGCAGCAGTTATGATCCTGAAAGGATGAATTTCGGGGCGCTGCGTGTTTTAAACGATGATACCGTTGAGGGTGGCAAAGGCTTTGGCGAGCATCCGCACGATAATATGGAAATCATCTCCATCCCGTTGGAGGGTGGGTTAAAACATCGCGATAATATGAATAATTCAGCGGTGATCAGTGACGGAGATATCCAGGTGATGAGCGCCGGTACGGGCATATTCCATAGCGAGCACAATAACGATCCGAACGAAACGGTTAAGTTTTTACAGATCTGGTTATACCCAAACCAAATTAATGTAGAGCCCCGTTATGATCAGCTTACGCTGAATAAAAACGACAGGCATAATCGATTGCAGCAGGTATTATCCCCAGATCCGGACGACGCCGGGGTATGGATATACCAAAACGCCTGGTTTAACCTGGGTAACTTTGATAAAGGTGTAAGCACCGAGTACCGCATCAAAGCCAAAGGCAACGGTGTTTACGCATTTATACTGAAAGGATCGGTTGAAATTGACGGCCAGGTATTAAACACCCGCGATGGCTTTGGCATCTGGGATACCGATAAATTTACCATTAAAGCATTAAGCGACGCTGAGTTTTTGTTAATGGATGTACCCATGGATTTTAACATTTAA